Proteins from a genomic interval of Chroococcidiopsis thermalis PCC 7203:
- a CDS encoding serine/threonine-protein kinase has protein sequence MSISCPTCLTSNADTAANCISCGTPLTEASYYLPAGTLLQQGKYRIEEKIGEGGFAITYKGFDITHSRCIAIKENWPEKASRQGKSVIWSSSITPQERQKQLQELRYEAERIKKCNHSSIVEVYESFEENNTAYMIMAFVEGKTLAKILKEQGFLQEERVKRYFIQIAEALQIVHANQILHRDIKPDNILINDRDLPILIDFGAAREFITDKTQHHTQIVSEGYAPLEQYSSRARRSASTDLYALCASMYELLTGKLPASATERIAAETLISPRQLAPQISSTMEQVILTGMKVRVEERFQTADELIYALKGKFVSPSLKRSRQLVQQNKLIEAIQAYEKCLASEPNNGEAAVELALVQIHVNDSQAEIAARKAIQLKPNDGRGYGVIGLVNCRKSNWLEAVNQLQQAANLSPNEAWMQANLAWAFGKLGKWQQAETAVSKALQLDKNSAFALGLQAWIAVNQQQWKPAIRAARLAITKSKQTHTHQCQELQNWVYPCLTIALDRAVTSKQAHDVDRCIQEFVTQVPDSSFVWGFKGWKQASLGLWANAVPNFQQAKCQAQTPSWVLLNLGIAYEHLQNIQKAIEVYETCCQKLPNDPLALFRLGTLLGQQEQWSQARSFLERAIQLKPDYTEAHHNLGWVLLNIKDRDGNVKNFREMRSAYRKAVELYSQQQKYDLAQAVKQAFHAVGVEI, from the coding sequence ATGTCTATTTCCTGCCCAACCTGCTTGACCAGTAATGCTGATACAGCAGCTAATTGTATTAGTTGTGGTACACCTTTGACAGAGGCATCTTATTATTTGCCTGCTGGTACTTTACTTCAGCAAGGAAAATATAGGATAGAAGAAAAAATCGGTGAGGGCGGTTTCGCCATTACTTATAAAGGATTTGACATAACTCATTCTAGATGTATTGCTATTAAAGAAAACTGGCCCGAAAAAGCTAGCAGACAGGGAAAAAGTGTAATTTGGTCCTCTAGTATCACGCCTCAAGAACGGCAAAAACAGCTTCAAGAATTGAGGTATGAAGCAGAGCGAATCAAAAAATGCAATCATTCCAGTATTGTAGAAGTCTATGAATCTTTTGAAGAAAACAATACTGCATACATGATTATGGCTTTTGTTGAAGGTAAAACTTTAGCAAAAATTCTTAAAGAACAAGGGTTTCTTCAGGAAGAACGTGTTAAGCGTTACTTTATTCAGATTGCTGAAGCTTTGCAGATCGTTCATGCTAACCAAATTTTGCATAGAGATATTAAACCAGATAATATTCTGATTAACGATCGCGATTTACCGATTCTGATTGATTTTGGAGCCGCCAGAGAGTTTATTACCGATAAAACCCAGCATCATACTCAAATTGTTAGTGAAGGATATGCTCCATTAGAACAATATAGTTCTCGTGCTAGACGTAGTGCTAGTACTGACTTGTATGCCTTATGTGCTTCAATGTACGAGCTATTAACAGGAAAATTACCTGCCTCGGCAACAGAAAGAATTGCCGCAGAAACGCTGATTTCTCCTCGACAGCTAGCACCTCAAATCAGCTCAACGATGGAGCAAGTCATCTTAACTGGTATGAAAGTGCGAGTTGAGGAACGCTTTCAAACGGCAGATGAATTAATTTATGCTCTAAAGGGTAAGTTTGTTTCTCCAAGCCTAAAGCGATCGCGTCAGCTAGTTCAGCAAAATAAATTAATCGAAGCTATTCAAGCTTATGAAAAATGTTTAGCTAGCGAGCCAAATAACGGTGAAGCAGCCGTTGAGCTTGCATTAGTTCAAATTCATGTCAATGACAGTCAAGCAGAAATTGCTGCCCGAAAAGCTATTCAACTAAAACCAAATGATGGCAGGGGCTATGGAGTTATAGGGCTTGTTAATTGTCGTAAATCAAATTGGTTAGAAGCAGTAAATCAGTTACAGCAAGCAGCCAATCTATCACCCAATGAAGCTTGGATGCAAGCCAATCTAGCATGGGCATTTGGCAAATTGGGTAAGTGGCAACAAGCTGAGACTGCTGTATCCAAAGCACTTCAACTCGATAAGAATTCTGCTTTTGCTTTAGGACTACAAGCATGGATTGCTGTAAATCAACAGCAATGGAAACCAGCCATTCGTGCTGCCAGACTTGCCATCACCAAGTCCAAACAAACTCATACTCATCAATGTCAGGAACTACAAAATTGGGTATATCCTTGCCTAACGATTGCACTAGATCGGGCAGTCACTTCTAAGCAGGCTCATGATGTAGACAGGTGTATTCAAGAGTTTGTAACTCAAGTACCTGACAGTTCGTTTGTTTGGGGTTTCAAAGGTTGGAAGCAAGCATCACTTGGTTTGTGGGCTAATGCCGTACCAAATTTTCAACAAGCAAAATGTCAGGCACAAACACCTAGCTGGGTACTGTTGAATTTAGGAATTGCTTACGAACATCTGCAAAATATTCAAAAAGCGATCGAAGTCTATGAAACTTGCTGCCAGAAATTGCCAAACGATCCCTTGGCTTTGTTTCGTCTAGGTACACTTTTGGGACAACAGGAGCAATGGTCGCAAGCACGCTCATTCTTAGAGAGAGCAATTCAGCTAAAACCAGATTATACAGAGGCACATCATAATCTAGGCTGGGTTTTGCTCAACATTAAGGATCGAGATGGTAATGTCAAAAACTTTCGTGAAATGCGATCGGCTTATCGTAAAGCAGTCGAACTTTATTCACAGCAGCAAAAATACGATTTAGCACAGGCTGTTAAACAAGCCTTTCACGCGGTTGGAGTTGAGATTTAG
- a CDS encoding thrombospondin type 3 repeat-containing protein yields the protein MAPHNDRFLPPSHAQKVRRQKERELELDLDGDGLTVREELKYGLHPYAPDSDGDGIYDGDEVASNTNPRRYNNLKQPLQQRDRLQEYATNCISKKAELRQRYLEHAKRVLGRPQLTYDELASQIASDRWLAQALDSQVLQSAYSANEQDAQYLLSQSPYIQFHAHEADSTPDRLLSYVREVVAATNSNVLKTDEDLYI from the coding sequence ATGGCTCCTCATAATGACCGCTTCCTACCTCCATCTCATGCCCAAAAAGTGCGCCGCCAAAAGGAACGAGAACTCGAACTCGACCTTGATGGCGACGGGCTGACAGTGCGCGAAGAACTGAAATACGGTCTTCACCCCTATGCACCTGACAGCGATGGCGACGGCATCTACGACGGCGACGAGGTTGCTAGCAATACTAATCCCAGACGCTACAACAACCTCAAGCAGCCACTTCAACAGCGCGATCGCCTCCAAGAATACGCAACCAATTGTATTAGTAAAAAAGCAGAACTAAGACAGCGCTACCTAGAACACGCCAAGCGCGTACTGGGAAGACCGCAGCTAACATATGACGAGCTTGCATCTCAAATAGCAAGCGATCGCTGGCTGGCACAAGCTCTCGATTCTCAGGTGTTGCAATCTGCTTACTCTGCCAACGAGCAAGATGCTCAATACCTGCTCTCCCAAAGCCCCTACATTCAATTTCACGCCCATGAAGCCGATTCTACGCCCGATCGTCTCCTCAGCTATGTTCGTGAAGTGGTTGCTGCTACCAACAGCAATGTCCTCAAGACGGACGAAGACCTCTATATCTAG
- a CDS encoding VWA domain-containing protein gives MRKNYSGLSTTIVFWTRRLSLSVLLAGCLCSPSWGQVKTAEIVGNPTVHEDEVKLRIKVTDTNNRPLMGLQPTDFNVEVDKTPVKFDRNNWKSSEQTEPPPTWIVVLLDFSGSMQQMDSRGTTKLEGAIAAIRKFTAAIAERSPNTQIAIVPFGDPGVNCSGYPVDRENLDKFFPASDFKLGNYLDFLGGQIPCASTNLYEPVTKTINFLSSLEDSRFYVTEKASEESSQPQPKLAVVLLSDGYHNKPNEQQDFDSLISLLKQNDRIIVHTLGYGLTSEQLGQKYQLKHPATRADIGTAPNKVPEEEFVDQKRLAEIAKATGGIAEFSPDAETVAAKLKVFLNALLGEYEIVYTDPSGERGSKHDVSVKVQSVTSESKPYTITVFGRSLPLSTRLLMLAIVLLTIGVAGVLPFSLWAKHLKREAQEA, from the coding sequence ATGAGAAAAAATTATTCCGGTTTGTCTACTACAATCGTTTTCTGGACCCGCAGGCTTAGCTTATCTGTATTGCTGGCTGGATGTCTTTGCAGTCCTAGTTGGGGTCAAGTCAAAACTGCCGAAATTGTCGGCAATCCCACAGTTCATGAGGATGAAGTTAAACTCCGTATCAAAGTTACAGATACTAATAACAGACCTTTAATGGGTCTACAGCCAACTGATTTCAATGTAGAAGTTGACAAAACACCAGTTAAGTTCGATCGCAATAACTGGAAAAGTTCCGAACAGACAGAACCCCCTCCCACCTGGATCGTAGTGCTGCTGGATTTCAGTGGTAGTATGCAGCAGATGGATAGCCGAGGAACAACCAAGCTTGAGGGTGCGATCGCGGCTATTAGAAAATTTACAGCAGCTATAGCAGAGCGAAGTCCCAATACTCAAATAGCAATTGTACCCTTTGGCGATCCTGGTGTTAATTGCAGTGGCTATCCAGTTGATAGAGAGAATCTGGATAAGTTTTTCCCTGCTAGTGATTTTAAACTCGGTAACTACCTCGATTTTCTTGGCGGTCAAATTCCTTGTGCTTCTACCAACCTTTACGAGCCTGTAACTAAAACCATCAACTTTTTAAGCAGCCTAGAAGATAGCCGCTTTTACGTAACAGAAAAAGCCTCAGAAGAATCTTCGCAGCCGCAACCAAAACTAGCCGTTGTTCTTTTATCTGATGGCTATCACAACAAACCTAACGAGCAACAAGATTTTGACAGCCTGATCTCATTGTTAAAGCAAAATGACAGAATTATCGTTCATACTTTGGGTTACGGCTTGACATCAGAGCAACTGGGACAAAAATATCAGCTTAAACATCCTGCTACACGAGCAGATATTGGTACAGCTCCAAATAAAGTCCCAGAGGAAGAGTTTGTTGACCAAAAGCGTTTAGCAGAAATAGCTAAAGCGACTGGTGGGATTGCTGAATTTTCTCCTGATGCTGAGACAGTCGCCGCTAAGTTGAAAGTCTTCCTAAATGCTCTACTCGGAGAGTATGAGATTGTCTACACCGATCCCAGTGGCGAACGAGGCTCCAAGCACGATGTTAGCGTCAAAGTCCAATCGGTAACATCAGAATCCAAGCCTTACACCATAACAGTATTCGGGCGATCGCTACCGTTGTCAACACGCCTACTAATGTTGGCGATCGTATTACTAACAATCGGCGTTGCTGGTGTACTTCCGTTTTCGCTTTGGGCAAAACACCTCAAACGTGAAGCGCAGGAGGCTTAG
- a CDS encoding four helix bundle protein: MEKKKIETFEDLRVWQKGIELVKQVYLLTKEGDLSKDFGLRDQLRRASVSIPTNIAEGFERYSRKEYVQFLNIAKGSAGEVRSLLRVALEVGYLDKSKYDQLYNSAVELSRMLSNQIQALNNSL; the protein is encoded by the coding sequence ATGGAAAAGAAGAAAATAGAAACTTTTGAAGATTTGCGAGTATGGCAAAAAGGAATTGAGCTAGTTAAGCAAGTATATCTGCTCACAAAAGAGGGCGATCTAAGCAAGGATTTTGGCTTACGAGATCAGTTGAGACGAGCATCAGTGTCAATTCCTACAAACATTGCTGAAGGCTTTGAACGTTATTCTCGTAAAGAGTACGTACAGTTTTTGAATATTGCTAAAGGCTCTGCTGGAGAAGTTAGAAGTCTGCTGAGAGTAGCACTAGAAGTTGGTTATTTAGATAAATCTAAGTACGACCAATTGTATAACTCTGCTGTAGAGTTGAGTCGCATGTTGTCGAATCAAATTCAAGCTCTAAATAATTCGCTCTAG
- a CDS encoding vWA domain-containing protein: MLNVAIASHREFLPADAPEQKLFLMLKLRPTKEVSTTRPSTAFTFVIDTSGSMYEIVTGVPQPTGRTYQVDGNYYHEVTGGESKIDIVIESLRQLIHSGKLDRSDRISIVQFDDRASTIIGLTPATEVSKLENAIAKLRNFSGGTRMGLGMHHALNAIADRDMTCRRTLLFTDGQTFDEEQCRDLAKQFATNNIPITALGVGEYNEELLISLSDTTGGRLLHIVPENATGTQVSIADLPKAIAEEFTQAQQEVITNLAMTVKTVKGVKLSRIVRAYPSQAEFPLIQEPYPIGNAAANDETVFILEFAVESRAASRVRIAQLGLTYDVPGQNRRGELPPQNLVLQFVAGSDFAAQVDREVMDYVQQCNIAQLVSEATKVAEQNPLRAEELLETARRMTQRIGNQAMTESLTEAQNELRKTRRISSGTSKTIKMGSKGKTVRIGGDINDVILEDQIRQLSGT, from the coding sequence ATGCTAAATGTAGCGATCGCCTCTCACCGAGAATTCTTACCAGCCGACGCACCAGAGCAAAAGTTATTTTTGATGCTGAAGCTACGACCGACAAAAGAAGTTTCTACCACACGTCCCTCCACCGCCTTTACTTTTGTCATCGATACCAGTGGTTCGATGTATGAAATTGTCACTGGCGTTCCACAACCTACTGGTAGAACCTATCAGGTTGATGGCAATTATTACCATGAAGTGACAGGAGGAGAGTCAAAAATAGATATTGTCATCGAATCTTTACGCCAGCTGATTCATTCAGGAAAATTAGACCGTAGCGATCGCATTTCCATTGTGCAATTTGACGATCGAGCCTCAACCATTATTGGACTAACACCTGCAACCGAAGTCAGTAAATTGGAAAATGCGATCGCCAAACTCCGTAATTTTTCAGGCGGTACGCGCATGGGTTTGGGTATGCATCACGCCTTAAACGCGATCGCAGATCGAGATATGACTTGTCGCCGGACTTTACTTTTTACCGATGGACAGACATTTGATGAAGAACAATGTCGAGATCTAGCTAAACAATTTGCTACCAATAACATCCCCATCACAGCTTTGGGAGTTGGCGAGTATAACGAAGAATTGCTGATCTCGCTAAGCGATACTACTGGCGGTCGCCTCCTACATATAGTTCCAGAAAACGCAACTGGAACTCAAGTTTCAATTGCCGATTTACCAAAAGCGATCGCTGAAGAATTCACTCAAGCACAGCAGGAAGTCATAACTAACCTAGCGATGACGGTCAAGACAGTTAAAGGAGTAAAACTCAGCCGCATTGTCCGCGCTTATCCTTCCCAAGCTGAATTTCCTTTAATTCAGGAACCCTACCCCATTGGTAATGCTGCGGCTAATGATGAAACAGTTTTTATTCTAGAGTTCGCCGTAGAAAGCCGAGCAGCTTCTCGCGTCCGCATTGCACAACTTGGCTTAACCTACGATGTCCCAGGACAAAACAGGCGCGGCGAACTTCCCCCGCAAAATTTAGTCTTGCAATTTGTTGCAGGATCGGATTTTGCCGCTCAAGTCGATCGCGAAGTGATGGACTACGTACAACAATGCAATATTGCTCAACTAGTAAGCGAAGCGACAAAAGTTGCAGAGCAAAATCCTCTACGTGCGGAAGAACTGTTAGAAACAGCACGCCGCATGACTCAAAGAATTGGCAATCAAGCGATGACGGAATCTCTGACAGAAGCTCAAAATGAGTTACGTAAAACCCGCCGCATTTCTTCAGGTACTTCTAAAACAATCAAAATGGGTTCCAAAGGTAAGACCGTCAGAATTGGTGGCGATATAAATGACGTGATTTTAGAAGATCAAATTCGTCAACTCTCAGGGACGTAA
- a CDS encoding DUF192 domain-containing protein, translating into MKPILRPIVSSAMFVKWLLLPTAMSSRRTKTSISRPALRSRPRDFVIPVAFAGAWFWVKMELAAYHMPPPLEQQAQAIVTLPSGSSTLQLEIAQSDRDRATGLMYRRSLPRNAGMLFPLLHPYIPKIWMKHVNFPLDIIFIKQGRIESIVHNAPPCQGLTYCPTYSPPVAVDTVLELLGGRAKELNLVMGSKVVLPVKLGMVVTDQSP; encoded by the coding sequence ATGAAGCCGATTCTACGCCCGATCGTCTCCTCAGCTATGTTCGTGAAGTGGTTGCTGCTACCAACAGCAATGTCCTCAAGACGGACGAAGACCTCTATATCTAGACCAGCACTGCGATCTCGCCCCCGTGACTTTGTTATTCCCGTTGCTTTTGCGGGAGCCTGGTTTTGGGTGAAGATGGAACTTGCTGCTTACCATATGCCGCCCCCACTGGAACAGCAGGCACAAGCTATTGTTACCCTTCCATCAGGCAGCTCGACACTTCAACTAGAGATAGCACAAAGCGATCGCGATCGAGCAACAGGGTTGATGTATAGGCGATCGCTACCCAGAAATGCTGGTATGCTATTTCCCCTGCTTCATCCATATATACCGAAAATCTGGATGAAGCACGTCAACTTTCCGCTTGACATCATATTTATCAAGCAAGGCAGGATTGAAAGTATCGTCCACAATGCGCCTCCTTGCCAAGGCTTAACCTACTGCCCTACATATAGCCCTCCAGTAGCTGTAGATACAGTACTAGAACTGCTAGGTGGCAGAGCTAAAGAATTGAACCTAGTTATGGGTAGTAAAGTCGTACTGCCAGTTAAACTTGGTATGGTAGTAACTGACCAGTCGCCATAG
- a CDS encoding IMS domain-containing protein yields MMKKLFIFSILLIISGCQALQKVSPPPQTAQASTGCPEKPKTALTKPEEIQLNSQSLIKSGQASADKSVGYTFTAQAGQKLSYRTNDDICIWIYAPDTQLLSSGELPQTGKYALQVSAPKGSTTFNLEMSLGTLEASQSAVASSKEEASTSKTSSSETPSPTIEDSTTSADNSTSTSSSETPSPTIEDSTTYTDNSTNTSTSETPASNFSTTEAADLSQDEAIELVQNWYKAKPYIFGPSFDRSLVEKYATGKLYQDKLKPGGSIDWLSSHDSYYTYKFSTINKVISFFYSGSRPAIIVNVSEELYLHGPKAIDRKNSGLYTSDFIYLFEKDNGVWKIYDYKKITR; encoded by the coding sequence ATGATGAAAAAGCTATTTATATTTTCAATACTATTAATAATTAGTGGATGCCAAGCATTACAAAAAGTTTCACCACCACCTCAAACTGCTCAAGCATCTACAGGATGCCCTGAAAAACCTAAAACTGCTTTAACTAAACCGGAAGAAATTCAATTAAATAGTCAATCGCTCATTAAATCTGGTCAAGCTAGTGCTGACAAATCTGTTGGATATACATTCACCGCTCAAGCTGGTCAAAAGCTAAGCTATCGCACTAATGATGATATTTGTATCTGGATTTATGCTCCTGATACACAACTTTTAAGTAGTGGAGAGTTGCCACAAACTGGAAAATATGCTCTTCAAGTATCTGCGCCTAAAGGATCTACAACTTTTAACTTAGAAATGAGTTTAGGGACTCTAGAGGCTTCTCAATCTGCTGTAGCTTCTTCAAAGGAAGAGGCTTCTACTTCAAAAACTTCTAGTTCAGAAACTCCAAGTCCTACTATAGAAGATTCTACAACTTCTGCTGATAATTCTACAAGCACTTCTAGTTCAGAAACTCCAAGTCCTACTATAGAAGATTCTACAACTTATACTGATAATTCTACAAACACTTCTACCTCAGAAACTCCTGCTTCTAATTTTTCAACAACAGAAGCAGCTGATTTGAGCCAAGACGAAGCAATTGAATTGGTTCAAAACTGGTATAAAGCCAAACCCTATATTTTTGGTCCTAGTTTTGACCGAAGTTTAGTTGAGAAATACGCAACTGGAAAATTGTACCAGGATAAATTAAAGCCTGGTGGTTCAATTGATTGGCTTAGCAGCCATGATTCTTACTACACTTATAAATTTTCTACAATTAATAAAGTCATTTCATTTTTTTATTCAGGAAGCCGACCAGCAATTATTGTAAATGTTTCTGAAGAATTATACCTTCACGGACCAAAAGCAATTGATCGGAAGAATTCAGGTTTATACACTTCAGACTTTATTTACCTGTTCGAGAAAGACAACGGAGTTTGGAAAATTTATGACTATAAGAAAATAACTCGTTAA
- a CDS encoding FHA domain-containing protein, producing the protein MAATCPSCLHENPVGTEFCEVCGSEIGCTSIEAPLPPIPVQITASSDATVATEIQPPIPQPAPPVPHPSPTITNSSSATNGVDNAKLISKQAGASISEFILDGNNVVVGRFDPDTGPVDLDLEGFSGDETISRNHAEIYYEGNQWKIKDLGSTNGVFIKRYGQRQFGARITIPEMMISRDEIAFGKIRFLFQA; encoded by the coding sequence ATGGCTGCTACTTGTCCTTCTTGTCTGCATGAAAATCCAGTTGGTACAGAATTTTGTGAAGTCTGTGGTTCTGAAATTGGTTGTACATCTATAGAAGCTCCTTTACCTCCTATTCCAGTTCAGATAACGGCTTCAAGTGATGCTACAGTCGCTACAGAGATTCAACCCCCAATACCACAACCCGCACCGCCAGTTCCTCATCCGTCACCCACAATAACTAATTCTTCCAGTGCTACTAATGGAGTAGATAACGCTAAACTCATTTCTAAACAAGCAGGTGCATCTATTTCAGAATTTATTTTAGATGGAAATAATGTAGTTGTGGGACGGTTCGATCCAGATACAGGTCCGGTGGATTTGGATTTAGAAGGATTCAGTGGAGATGAAACAATTTCACGCAATCATGCAGAAATTTATTACGAAGGAAATCAATGGAAAATCAAAGATCTTGGTTCGACCAATGGTGTTTTTATTAAACGTTATGGACAAAGACAATTCGGAGCTAGAATCACTATCCCAGAGATGATGATTTCTAGAGACGAAATTGCATTTGGAAAAATTCGTTTTCTATTTCAAGCTTGA
- a CDS encoding protein phosphatase 2C domain-containing protein yields the protein MTTLLTESASLSVQENICCYIANFRIEILSHLGQFADIHYFQATIYSYETETDEVNSEKLGLLRVGSTDGGLNRELQLRQALGNYKMVAELLAAVTEDSVYVSAKKIEEEASVSRSDPYENRVDEFSDDNLVPIIETESEYLEEEFYEEIEIGSEVTGRKLILLSYLPNPEETLEACLTQDNCLEQILFLSSQICQFFRYTSQQSWCFIQIFPQFIQTGSLVKFFDLTGAYSVGDRLSSGFIGNYCAPEIAYDSNCTIDELKSTYTVGSLLYQAIHRQLPSQGHSPSLDIKPIPLLHQIIKTCLSPLPEERFPLSQLLNLLVKSRQSILTPRLHWEAYAQSTVGLSRLQNEDSYGIRQHYFSNLEPLILGIVADGMGGMTQGDLASNLAVQTVLDAPIPADLMNQSQRAEWLISLVEKANECVTERVREGGTTLSIVLATGQDLAIAHVGDSRIYLLRKNRLCQLSEDHSMVSMLIASGQLAYEESHTHPDRNVLTKSLGSKPRLSEGYIQTLSRFGTVSMPLEDGDILILCSDGVWDLVPPNELAEIFTCDRTINSAVELTIEQVLARGAHDNATILALKLCINHSY from the coding sequence ATGACAACATTGTTAACTGAATCTGCATCTTTATCTGTTCAAGAAAATATTTGCTGCTACATAGCAAATTTTAGAATAGAAATTTTATCTCATCTGGGTCAATTTGCAGATATTCATTATTTCCAAGCCACGATCTATAGTTACGAGACTGAAACAGATGAAGTCAATTCCGAAAAGTTGGGATTACTGCGTGTAGGTTCTACAGATGGTGGACTCAATCGCGAACTACAGCTACGGCAAGCACTTGGAAATTACAAGATGGTGGCTGAATTGCTGGCTGCTGTAACAGAAGATTCAGTTTATGTATCTGCCAAAAAAATAGAAGAGGAAGCGAGCGTTTCGCGAAGCGATCCCTACGAAAATCGCGTAGACGAATTCAGCGATGACAATTTAGTACCAATAATAGAAACAGAATCAGAGTATTTAGAGGAAGAGTTCTATGAAGAAATAGAAATTGGTTCTGAGGTTACAGGACGTAAACTCATACTACTAAGTTATTTACCAAATCCTGAAGAAACATTAGAAGCTTGTTTAACTCAGGATAATTGTTTAGAGCAGATATTATTCCTTTCAAGCCAAATCTGCCAATTCTTCCGCTATACTTCTCAGCAGTCTTGGTGTTTCATTCAAATATTTCCTCAATTCATTCAAACAGGATCGCTAGTTAAATTTTTCGATTTAACAGGTGCTTATTCTGTTGGCGATCGCCTCTCGTCTGGTTTCATAGGAAACTACTGCGCTCCTGAAATTGCCTACGACAGTAATTGTACTATTGATGAGCTAAAGAGTACCTATACAGTAGGTTCATTATTATATCAAGCAATTCATCGCCAGCTTCCATCTCAAGGTCACAGTCCCTCTTTGGACATCAAACCAATTCCTCTCTTACATCAAATTATCAAAACCTGCCTTTCCCCGCTACCTGAAGAAAGATTTCCTTTATCACAATTATTAAATCTACTAGTAAAAAGCCGTCAGTCTATACTTACTCCTCGCCTCCACTGGGAAGCATACGCTCAGTCAACAGTGGGATTGAGCCGCTTACAAAACGAAGATAGTTATGGAATTAGACAGCATTATTTCAGTAATTTAGAGCCACTCATATTAGGAATTGTAGCCGATGGTATGGGAGGTATGACTCAAGGAGATTTAGCAAGCAATCTAGCCGTACAAACGGTACTTGATGCTCCTATACCTGCCGATCTAATGAATCAGAGTCAACGTGCTGAATGGCTAATCTCTTTAGTAGAAAAAGCAAATGAATGCGTAACCGAGCGCGTGCGAGAGGGAGGGACGACTTTAAGTATAGTTTTAGCAACTGGACAAGATTTAGCGATCGCTCATGTGGGAGATAGCCGGATTTACTTATTAAGAAAAAATCGGCTTTGTCAGTTGAGTGAAGATCACTCAATGGTATCTATGCTAATTGCTAGCGGTCAGCTCGCTTATGAAGAAAGTCATACTCATCCAGACCGCAATGTTTTAACTAAGTCTCTTGGCTCAAAACCAAGGTTAAGTGAAGGCTATATTCAAACTTTAAGCCGTTTCGGTACAGTATCAATGCCGCTTGAAGATGGCGATATTCTGATTCTCTGTTCTGATGGAGTTTGGGATTTAGTTCCACCAAACGAGTTAGCTGAAATTTTTACCTGCGATCGCACCATTAACTCTGCTGTGGAATTAACTATCGAGCAAGTGTTGGCGCGGGGAGCGCATGACAACGCAACCATTTTAGCATTAAAGCTTTGCATAAATCATTCATACTAA